A single genomic interval of Rhododendron vialii isolate Sample 1 chromosome 3a, ASM3025357v1 harbors:
- the LOC131319598 gene encoding actin-depolymerizing factor 7 yields the protein MANAASGMAVDDECKLKFSELKTKRNYRYIIFKIEAQKVVVENVGSPEESYEDFSAALPADECRYSVFDFDFTTEENCQKSKIFFIAWSPETARVRMKMVYASSKDRFKRELDGIQVELQATDPSEMSFDIIKSRAL from the exons ATG GCAAACGCGGCATCTGGGATGGCGGTGGACGACGAGTGTAAGCTGAAGTTTTCGGAACTGAAAACGAAGAGGAACTACCGTTACATAATCTTCAAAATCGAGGCTCaaaaagtggtggtggagaatgTCGGGAGCCCTGAAGAAAGCTATGAGGATTTCAGCGCCGCACTCCCTGCAGATGAGTGTCGTTATTCTGTCTTTGATTTCGATTTCACCACCGAGGAAAATTGCCAGAAGAGCAAGATTTTCTTCATTGCTTG GTCACCTGAGACAGCAAGGGTTAGGATGAAGATGGTGTATGCCAGCTCCAAGGATAGATTCAAGAGGGAACTGGATGGGATACAAGTTGAGTTGCAAGCAACGGATCCGAGTGAAATGAGCTTTGACATTATAAAAAGCCGAGCGCTCTGA
- the LOC131319597 gene encoding tubulin beta-1 chain has product MREILHIQGGQCGNQIGAKFWEVVCAEHGIDFTGRYSGDNDLQLERVNVYYNEASCGRFVPRAVLMDLEPGTMDSVRSGPYGQIFRPDNFVFGQSGAGNNWAKGHYTEGAELIDSVLDVVRKEAENCDCLQGFQVCHSLGGGTGSGMGTLLISKIREEYPDRMMLTFSVFPSPKVSDTVVEPYNATLSVHQLVENADECMVLDNEALYDICFRTLKLTTPSFGDLNHLISATMSGVTCCLRFPGQLNSDLRKLAVNLIPFPRLHFFMVGFAPLTSRGSQQYRALTVPELTQQMWDSKNMMCAADPRHGRYLTASAMFRGKMSTKEVDEQMINVQNKNSSYFVEWIPNNVKSTVCDIPPTGLKMASTFIGNSTSIQEMFRRVSEQFTAMFRRKAFLHWYTGEGMDEMEFTEAESNMNDLVSEYQQYQDATADEEGYEYEDEEEEQQEA; this is encoded by the exons atgcGCGAGATCCTGCACATCCAGGGGGGCCAATGCGGCAACCAGATTGGCGCAAAGTTCTGGGAAGTCGTGTGCGCCGAGCACGGCATCGACTTCACCGGCCGCTACAGCGGCGACAACGACCTCCAGCTGGAGCGGGTCAATGTGTACTACAACGAGGCCAGCTGCGGGCGGTTCGTGCCGCGGGCCGTCCTCATGGATCTGGAGCCCGGGACCATGGACAGCGTCCGATCCGGGCCGTACGGCCAGATCTTCCGGCCCGACAACTTCGTCTTCGGCCAGTCCGGCGCGGGAAACAACTGGGCCAAGGGGCATTACACGGAGGGCGCTGAGCTCATCGATTCTGTTCTCGATGTGGTCCGTAAGGAGGCTGAGAACTGTGACTGTCTTCAAG GGTTTCAGGTTTGTCACTCCTTGGGAGGTGGGACTGGGTCTGGCATGGGAACTCTTTTAATTTCAAAGATAAGAGAAGAGTACCCAGATCGCATGATGCTCACTTTCTCTGTTTTTCCATCACCAAAGGTGTCAGACACTGTTGTAGAACCTTACAATGCCACTCTCTCAGTTCACCAACTTGTTGAGAATGCTGATGAGTGTATGGTCCTGGACAATGAGGCTCTCTATGACATTTGCTTCCGGACCTTAAAGCTCACAACTCCAAGCT TCGGAGACCTGAACCACCTGATTTCTGCCACCATGAGTGGTGTAACCTGCTGCCTTCGCTTCCCTGGTCAACTGAACTCTGATCTCCGCAAGCTTGCAGTCAACCTCATCCCATTCCCACGGTTGCATTTCTTCATGGTTGGATTTGCTCCACTCACATCTCGTGGGTCCCAGCAATACCGTGCTCTCACTGTTCCTGAGCTCACCCAACAGATGTGGGATTCCAAAAACATGATGTGTGCTGCCGATCCTCGCCACGGCCGGTATTTGACTGCTTCAGCTATGTTCCGTGGCAAGATGAGCACAAAAGAAGTTGATGAGCAGATGATTAACGTCCAGAACAAGAACTCTTCGTACTTTGTTGAGTGGATCCCCAACAACGTGAAGTCTACTGTTTGCGATATCCCTCCTACGGGTTTGAAGATGGCATCGACTTTCATTGGGAACTCCACCTCAATCCAGGAGATGTTCCGACGGGTGAGCGAGCAGTTCACTGCCATGTTCCGCAGGAAGGCTTTCTTGCATTGGTACACTGGAGAGGGAATGGATGAGATGGAGTTCACCGAGGCAGAGAGCAACATGAATGATTTGGTTTCTGAGTACCAGCAGTACCAAGATGCTACAGCTGATGAGGAAGGTTATGAGTATGAAGACGAAGAGGAGGAACAACAAGAGGCTTAA
- the LOC131319596 gene encoding probable CoA ligase CCL9 codes for MASSTLTGLLKKVAGEFPSRRAVSVSGQFDLTHARLQELIDQAASQLVASGVKPGDVVALTFPNTIEFVILFLAVIRIRATAAPLNAAYTSDEFQFYLSDSGSKLLLTSQEGNKPAQSAASVLNIPHITASLPQPASDVTLSSTRPESNPDSLSRLVNDPADVALFLHTSGTTSRPKGVPLTQLNLSSSVQNIKSVYKLTESDSTVIVLPLFHVHGLLAGLLSSLVAGAAVTLPSAGRFSASTFWSDMNAFSATWYTAVPTIHQIILDRHLNNPEPVYPKLRFIRSCSASLAPVILERLEEAFGAPVLEAYAMTEAAHLMTSNPLPEDGPHKAGSVGKPVGQEMAILDENGVEQECGKSGEVCIRGPNVTAGYKNNPEANKAAFRFGWFHTGDLGFLDSDRYLQLVGRIKELINRGGEKISPIEVDAVLLSHPDIAQAVCFGVPDDKFGEEINCAIIPREGSNIDEAEVLRFCKKNLAAFKVPKKVFITDSLPKTATGKIQRRFVAEHFLAQISTAKVPKFGA; via the exons ATGGCAAGTTCGACGCTCACCGGATTACTAAAGAAGGTCGCCGGCGAATTCCCATCCCGCCGCGCGGTTTCTGTATCCGGCCAGTTCGACCTCACGCACGCTCGCCTTCAAGAATTGATCGACCAAGCCGCCTCCCAACTCGTCGCCTCCGGCGTTAAACCCGGTGACGTGGTCGCTCTCACCTTCCCCAACACCATCGAG TTCGTAATCTTGTTTCTGGCCGTAATACGCATCCGCGCCACGGCCGCGCCGCTCAACGCGGCTTACACCTCCGACGAGTTCCAGTTCTACCTCTCCGACTCAGGCTCGAAACTCCTCCTAACCTCCCAAGAAGGAAACAAGCCGGCTCAATCCGCCGCGTCCGTACTCAACATCCCGCACATCACCGCTTCGCTTCCTCAACCCGCCTCCGATGTAACTCTCTCCTCAACTCGGCCCGAGTCGAACCCCGACTCGCTCTCCAGACTCGTCAACGACCCAGCCGACGTCGCGCTCTTCCTCCACACCTCCGGCACCACAAGCCGGCCCAAGGGCGTGCCCTTGACTCAGCTCAACCTATCCTCCTCCGTACAAAACATCAAATCGGTCTACAAACTCACCGAGTCCGACTCCACCGTTATAGTCCTCCCCCTGTTCCACGTACACGGGTTGCTCGCCGGGTTACTGAGTTCGCTCGTAGCGGGAGCCGCCGTGACTCTCCCGTCCGCCGGCAGATTCTCCGCTTCGACTTTCTGGTCGGACATGAACGCTTTCAGCGCCACGTGGTACACCGCCGTCCCCACGATCCACCAGATCATATTGGACCGCCATTTGAACAACCCCGAACCGGTTTACCCGAAACTCCGGTTCATCCGGAGCTGCAGCGCTTCCCTCGCGCCGGTTATTTTAGAGCGGCTGGAGGAAGCGTTCGGGGCGCCGGTTTTGGAGGCGTACGCGATGACGGAAGCGGCGCATCTGATGACGTCAAACCCGTTACCCGAGGATGGCCCGCACAAGGCCGGGTCGGTTGGGAAACCCGTGGGTCAAGAAATGGCAATATTGGATGAAAATGGCGTTGAACAAGAGTGTGGGAAAAGTGGGGAGGTTTGTATCAGGGGGCCGAATGTGACAGCCGGGTACAAGAATAATCCTGAGGCAAATAAAGCTGCGTTTCGGTTTGGGTGGTTTCATACCGGAGATCTCGGGTTTTTAGATTCGGATAGGTATTTGCAACTTGTCGGGCGGATTAAGGAGCTGATCAACCGTGGAG GAGAGAAGATCTCACCTATTGAAGTGGATGCGGTTCTTCTATCTCATCCAGACATTGCTCAAGCCGTTTGCTTTGGAGTTCCAGACGACAAATTCGGGGAAgag ATAAACTGCGCTATCATTCCTAGAGAAGGATCAAACATCGATGAGGCTGAGGTGTTGAGGTTCTGCAAGAAGAATCTCGCAGCTTTCAAGGTCCCCAAGAAGGTTTTTATCACTGATTCTCTCCCAAAGACTGCTACTGGGAAAATCCAACGGCGGTTTGTCGCGGAGCACTTCCTTGCTCAAATCTCTACCGCTAAAGTCCCCAAGTTCGGAGCCTAA